TGTGCTGTAACACAAGATGGCATAGTTCAAGTTAAATTTCAATTAAAACATGTTGCAACACATATGGAAGTGAACCCTACCCATTCTCCCATATGGTTGGATTTGATGGTGCCAAAGGCCACCTTATTGGCAGTATACAACATGGCTACAACAACAACGAGTAtgtagggtgtgtttggttttcgCCTAAGCACGCCTTGCCAAACTGCGCTAACTGTGGGCTCACCATTTTTTTCTAAGCGATTCCTCCACCCGTGTTTACGTCCAGTGTCGGTGTGAAATATAACTAGGTGCGGGCGTGGACTCCTGAGCATGCCAATCTTTGGTGTCAATCTAAACGCTCGGCTGTGCGCAGTCAACGACCAAATAATTGGTCAGGTTTTCATTGGAAGCGATCCAAACATGCCCGTAGTCTATTCTTTTtaacaaaacaaagaaaactATAATCCTTAAAGGCAGCCATAACTTAAGATTTTTTGTTCTTAGTACCTGATGCCGGGACCTGACTGTTAAAATGTATACTTCATTAGACGGGTTACAACATCAATTGGTATATGTAAGGGATAACTAAATTATGTTCCGGAATTGCCACTGCATTTAATATTAAATCCTTAGTTTCAAAagaaattagaaattttaaATTCTAGAACTTTATGGCAATCACAGTTTCATATCCTTCTCATTGGATATGTGGTGATACAAGATTATTGGATGCAACCTTTTCCACTCCTAAGCTAGCTAGGCCTTCGCCGATCAACACGAGCCATCCAACCGTGGGCTGAACTATGCCGTTATCGtcgtctctctcctccttcctcgtcctccgccaccacccgccGCGCTCGCTCCCGCCAACTTCAAATCGCCCGCCGctgcacctccgcctcctcctccctccgttcGCACGGCGCCGCGCCTTCGTCTGCCagccgctcgccgcggcggccacggacGACATGGCtgctgcggccgcggcggcgtcgcccccCACGCTGCTCGAGCACATGGGccaggccggcgcggccgcggacCTCACCGTCCTCGTGGCCCACATCCAGAGCGCGTGCAAGCGCATCGCTTCCCTCGTGGCGTCCCCCGGCAACGCCGAGCTGTCGAGGGCgaaggcggccggcggagggggcgtGGCGGCCGACCGGGACGCGCCCAAGCCGCTCGACGAATTGTCGGTGCGTGCTGGCTTCGCATGTTCTTGAGTTGAGTTGGTAGTCTCGTTCTCGCATTTGACTGCATGATTTTCACGCGACATGAACAAAAAGGTGTTACATTGTTGCGAATTGTGATCGATCTAAATGCTTGATATGGCAGTATGGTACATAACAGCATATCCATCTGAAGTTGCTTGAAGTTCCTAGATCAACTAACTAGTTCGTTCCTGAAATTTTATTAACTTTGACATCATAATTTTAGGATATTAAAGGGTAAAGACTGGGATACCTGAATCATTGCTGAATTCACTTGTATAGAGTTTCGGTTGCGAAATCACATATGCAGAGTGTTTCCATTACTCTACATACCACAAGAACTAGCTTTGAATATTCTACTACCATGTCTCTTGCACTCATGGCAAAATTATGTTAATTCTTTGCTTGAATTCAGAATGATATCATCTTGTCATCGCTCAAAAGTTCTGGAAAGGTTGCAGTCCTCGCGTCTGAAGAAAATGATCTGCCTATTTGGATATCCGATGATGGTCCATATGTTGTTGTTACCGATCCGCTTGATGGTTCTCGCAACATTGAGGTCTCCATACCTACTGGAACAATATTTGGAATATATAACAGGCTAGTGGAGCTCGATCATCTCCCTTTGGAGGAGAGAGCTCAGCTCAATTCGCTGCAAAGTGGAACTCGCCTTGTTGCTGCTGGGTATGTCCTGTATTCGTCTGCCACCATCTTGTGTATCAGCTTTGGTGCAGGTACCCATGCCTTCACATTGGATTGGTCGACTGGAGAATTCATTCTTACACATCCTTCCCTCCAGATACCACCTAGAGGTAACCAAGTGTAGCAGTCTTCAGTAATTTGCTGCTTTCCAAATTCTTCGCTGAACATTGAGCAGTTGTTGTTCATTATTACAAGTTTTACCAAAATTACTTTCTGAACTCTCAACATGAGTAGTTTGTGAAGATGTCACTGAAAAGCTTTCTGTGGCTCAAATACTAAACTGAACTTTATAAGGTTTGCAACAGTGCATAAAAACCCATTCCCAACCTGCATCTTTTAGAAGGTTCTTTTATCTTTGCTCAAAATTATAGTTGCATATAATGCCAGGACAAATATATTCAGTGAATGATGCACGGTATTTTGATTGGCCTGAGGGCCTAAGGAAGTACATTGACACAATCAGACAAGGCAAAGGACAGCACCCAAAGAAGTACTCAGCTCGCTATGTTTGCTCACTGGTTGCTGATTTCCACCGGACGCTCATATATGGTGGAGTTGCTATGAACCCAAGGGATCATCTGCGGTTGGTTTATGAGGCGAATCCTCTCAGTTTCCTTGCTGAACAGGCTGGTGGTAGAGGGTCCGATGGCAAGAACAGAATCCTCTTGATTCAGCCCATCAAGCTGCACCAGAGGTTGCCATTGTTCTTGGGGAGCATGGAGGACATGCTTGAGTTGGAAAGCTACGGAGATGTCCAGCAGAAGGTTAATCCTGGATATGAAGTTTAACAATATGTAAAAATACTCAGATTTTCTGGTGTTCTAGCAATACAGTAAGCTAAAAGTAAAACACTTACAGCAATCCTGTCTTTGCATGACCAGAATTTGTTATACTTCGCTGTGAATGTAAGTATTATGAATTTTTTTAGGCAGATTGCACAACCCTACACCCTATTTGATTACAGGATGCCTGTTTGTGAATATTAGATAGCTTCCAAATAGCAAAGCACTTAAGAGCTTTGTAGTAGCAGTCGTGCTTTGCAAATGC
Above is a genomic segment from Setaria viridis chromosome 4, Setaria_viridis_v4.0, whole genome shotgun sequence containing:
- the LOC117852288 gene encoding fructose-1,6-bisphosphatase, cytosolic, with amino-acid sequence MPLSSSLSSFLVLRHHPPRSLPPTSNRPPLHLRLLLPPFARRRAFVCQPLAAAATDDMAAAAAAASPPTLLEHMGQAGAAADLTVLVAHIQSACKRIASLVASPGNAELSRAKAAGGGGVAADRDAPKPLDELSNDIILSSLKSSGKVAVLASEENDLPIWISDDGPYVVVTDPLDGSRNIEVSIPTGTIFGIYNRLVELDHLPLEERAQLNSLQSGTRLVAAGYVLYSSATILCISFGAGTHAFTLDWSTGEFILTHPSLQIPPRGQIYSVNDARYFDWPEGLRKYIDTIRQGKGQHPKKYSARYVCSLVADFHRTLIYGGVAMNPRDHLRLVYEANPLSFLAEQAGGRGSDGKNRILLIQPIKLHQRLPLFLGSMEDMLELESYGDVQQKVNPGYEV